In Polaribacter sp. L3A8, a genomic segment contains:
- the bshB1 gene encoding bacillithiol biosynthesis deacetylase BshB1 has translation MKLDILAFGAHPDDVELGCGATIAKEISLGKKVGIVDLTRGELGTRGSADLRDIEAANSAEILGVSVRENLRFSDGFFVNDKEHQLEVIKMIRKYQPEIVLCNAVDDRHIDHPKGSRLVSDACFLSGLLKIETEIEGELQEKWRPKLVYHYIQWKNLEPDFVIDVSGFMDIKKKSVLAYTSQFYDPTSNEPETPITSKNFTDSVDYRAKDLGRLIGVDFAEGFISERYVAVENLSKLI, from the coding sequence ATGAAACTAGATATTTTGGCTTTTGGAGCTCATCCAGATGATGTAGAATTAGGTTGTGGAGCTACTATTGCAAAAGAAATTTCTTTAGGAAAAAAGGTTGGGATTGTAGATCTAACCAGAGGTGAATTAGGGACTCGAGGTTCTGCTGATTTACGAGATATTGAGGCGGCAAATTCTGCTGAAATTTTAGGCGTTTCAGTACGTGAAAACCTTCGTTTTTCTGATGGATTTTTTGTAAACGATAAAGAACATCAATTAGAAGTTATTAAAATGATACGAAAGTATCAGCCAGAAATTGTTTTGTGCAATGCTGTTGATGATCGTCATATAGATCATCCAAAAGGAAGTCGTTTGGTTTCTGATGCGTGTTTTTTAAGTGGATTGTTAAAAATTGAAACAGAGATAGAAGGGGAGTTGCAAGAAAAGTGGAGACCAAAGTTGGTATATCATTATATACAATGGAAAAATCTTGAGCCAGATTTTGTCATTGACGTCTCTGGTTTTATGGATATTAAAAAGAAATCTGTATTAGCTTACACTTCTCAGTTCTATGATCCAACCAGTAATGAGCCAGAAACACCTATTACGAGTAAGAATTTTACAGACAGTGTAGATTATAGAGCAAAAGACTTAGGAAGACTGATTGGGGTGGATTTTGCAGAAGGCTTTATTTCAGAACGTTACGTTGCTGTTGAAAATTTAAGTAAATTAATTTGA
- a CDS encoding Rossmann-like and DUF2520 domain-containing protein: protein MISVLLVGNGNVATHLYTAFLKADTITVTQISSRNLKNIPSADLTIIAVSDDAIAEVSSKINNKFVVHTSGGCSISELKNENNKGVFYMLQTFSKGKEVNFNDIPFCLEATNKKDQELLDEVAKSIGKKTYKVDSEQRKALHVAAVFVNNFTNHLYKIGNDICTEHNVPFEILHPLINETASKIASLSPKKAQTGPAIRKDSKTIKNHLDLLNKEQQEIYKIITKSIQNSID, encoded by the coding sequence ATGATATCTGTATTACTTGTCGGAAACGGAAATGTTGCAACACATTTATACACTGCTTTTTTAAAGGCTGATACAATTACAGTTACGCAAATTAGTTCTAGAAATTTAAAGAATATACCAAGTGCAGATCTAACAATTATTGCTGTTTCTGATGATGCAATTGCAGAAGTTTCATCAAAAATAAACAACAAATTTGTGGTACACACCTCCGGTGGATGCTCTATAAGTGAGCTAAAAAACGAAAACAACAAAGGAGTTTTTTATATGTTACAGACTTTCTCTAAAGGAAAAGAAGTCAATTTTAATGACATTCCTTTTTGTTTAGAAGCTACCAATAAAAAAGACCAAGAACTACTTGATGAAGTTGCCAAATCAATAGGAAAAAAAACGTACAAAGTAGATTCTGAACAAAGAAAAGCATTGCATGTTGCCGCTGTTTTTGTAAACAACTTTACCAACCACCTTTACAAAATTGGGAACGACATTTGCACTGAACACAATGTCCCTTTCGAAATTTTACATCCTTTAATTAATGAAACAGCATCTAAAATAGCTTCTTTATCACCAAAAAAAGCGCAAACGGGGCCCGCAATTAGAAAGGACAGTAAAACAATTAAAAATCATTTAGATTTGCTGAATAAAGAGCAACAAGAAATCTATAAAATCATTACAAAATCAATTCAAAATTCAATTGATTAA
- a CDS encoding LytR/AlgR family response regulator transcription factor translates to MKELTAILVDDIPVALEMLENDITNNHPDIKIIGKAKSVVEAAKLLRKQQPDVLFLDIMLGDGTGFDILEIFPDLKSKIIFVTASDAFAIKAFKFAAIDYILKPYSDEDLATSIEKAQNQIQPDKQQLNVLQEAVTSPNNKPTKISLHTSQKIIVVNIENIIHCKSDNNYTTFFFKDTSKILVSKTLKHYADMLKEVGFLRVHQSHLVNTKYIKEFIKSDGGYLMLTDNSNIPVSVRKRNEVLAILSSF, encoded by the coding sequence ATGAAAGAACTAACGGCAATTTTAGTAGACGATATTCCTGTAGCATTAGAAATGTTAGAAAATGATATTACTAATAACCATCCTGATATAAAAATCATAGGGAAAGCTAAATCTGTTGTAGAAGCTGCTAAATTATTACGCAAACAACAACCAGATGTATTGTTTTTAGATATTATGCTAGGCGATGGAACTGGATTTGATATTTTAGAGATTTTTCCTGATTTAAAATCGAAAATTATCTTTGTAACCGCTAGTGATGCTTTTGCTATAAAAGCCTTTAAGTTTGCTGCAATCGATTATATTTTAAAACCATATTCTGATGAGGATTTAGCTACTTCCATAGAAAAAGCACAAAATCAAATTCAGCCAGACAAACAACAACTAAATGTTTTACAAGAAGCTGTAACGTCTCCAAATAATAAGCCAACTAAAATATCTTTACATACTTCACAAAAAATAATTGTGGTAAATATTGAAAATATCATTCACTGTAAATCTGACAACAACTACACTACCTTCTTTTTTAAAGATACATCTAAAATATTAGTTTCTAAAACCCTGAAACATTATGCAGATATGTTAAAAGAAGTTGGTTTTTTAAGAGTTCACCAAAGTCATTTAGTAAACACAAAATATATTAAGGAGTTTATAAAATCTGATGGAGGTTACCTTATGCTTACCGATAACTCCAATATTCCTGTTTCTGTAAGAAAGAGAAATGAGGTTTTAGCAATTTTAAGTTCTTTTTAA
- a CDS encoding metallophosphoesterase, whose protein sequence is MKRRTFIKNTLLTGVGASIVGGLYSWQVEPFWLEFVHVKMPIKNLPKNLIGKTLMQISDIHVGNKFDYKYIIDSFKKARLYKPDFVVYTGDFVSYETPEQFDQLEKVFEHAVNGKLGTAGVLGNHDYGVNWLEPDVANRISNILDKKNITILRNEEVSFSGLNILGIDDYWSSNFNPVKIMNKYDAEKANLVLCHNPDVCDLNVWNNYKGWILSGHTHGGQVKPPFLNPPILPVKNKRYAAGEFDLYDGRTLYINRALGNLHQVRLNVRPEITIFKLVEEA, encoded by the coding sequence ATGAAAAGAAGGACGTTTATAAAAAACACTTTATTAACAGGAGTTGGCGCAAGTATTGTTGGAGGCCTTTATTCCTGGCAAGTAGAACCATTTTGGTTGGAATTTGTACATGTAAAAATGCCTATTAAAAATTTACCAAAAAACTTAATAGGCAAAACATTGATGCAAATTAGTGACATTCATGTGGGGAATAAATTTGATTATAAATACATCATCGATTCTTTTAAAAAAGCTCGCCTTTATAAACCAGATTTTGTAGTTTATACTGGAGATTTTGTTTCTTACGAAACCCCAGAACAGTTTGATCAATTAGAAAAAGTATTTGAACATGCTGTAAACGGAAAATTAGGAACCGCAGGTGTTTTAGGTAATCATGATTATGGTGTTAATTGGCTAGAACCAGATGTTGCCAATAGAATTTCTAACATTTTAGATAAAAAAAATATTACAATTTTAAGAAATGAAGAGGTTAGTTTTAGTGGTTTAAATATATTAGGAATTGATGATTATTGGAGTTCTAATTTTAATCCCGTAAAAATAATGAACAAGTACGATGCAGAGAAAGCAAATCTTGTTCTATGCCACAACCCAGATGTATGTGATTTAAATGTTTGGAATAATTATAAAGGTTGGATTTTGTCTGGACACACACATGGCGGACAAGTAAAACCGCCGTTTTTAAACCCTCCTATTCTCCCTGTAAAAAACAAAAGATACGCTGCTGGAGAATTTGATTTATATGATGGTAGAACCTTATATATTAATAGAGCTCTCGGAAATTTACATCAAGTAAGATTAAATGTGAGACCAGAAATAACCATTTTTAAATTAGTTGAAGAAGCATAA
- the pckA gene encoding phosphoenolpyruvate carboxykinase (ATP): METNRNMETYGLKNVTVQWNLSPEELKKITIEKGMGKETKNGTLAINTGKFTGRSPQDRFIVKDEYTADKVWWGKTNKPVSQENFDKLKANVVDYLSNRELYVRDGYVCADPTYKTDIRTVTEFPWSSSFVFNMFLRPSEEELANFDEEWLVLCAPGYVCDDPKAYGIRQGNFSIINFTDKIALIGGSAYTGEIKKGIFSALNLVLPIERNVLPMHCSANVGEDGDTAIFFGLSGTGKTTLSADPKRKLIGDDEHGWTAENNIFNFEGGCYAKVIDLSEEKEPDIFRAIKPGALLENVVFDKEGNVDYMDSTITQNTRVSYPIYHIDNIAKPSYASNPKNIFFLTADAFGVLPPVSKLTPGQAAYHFISGYTAKVAGTEAGITEPVPSFSACFGEPFMPLHPTKYAEMLSKKMTEAGVNVWLINTGWSGGPYGTGSRIKLKYTRAMITEILNGSLDNIEFEQHPIFGLFMPKYCPNVPTEMLNPMNTWVNKSAYISKAIHLAHFFHLNFEKFANEASEHIIEGGPLIDEHHKLDHM, encoded by the coding sequence ATGGAAACCAACAGAAATATGGAAACTTACGGACTTAAAAACGTAACTGTACAATGGAATTTATCTCCAGAAGAGCTTAAAAAAATCACTATTGAAAAAGGAATGGGTAAAGAAACCAAAAACGGGACTTTAGCTATTAATACTGGTAAGTTTACAGGAAGATCTCCACAAGATAGATTTATTGTTAAAGATGAATATACTGCAGACAAAGTTTGGTGGGGAAAAACCAACAAACCAGTTTCTCAAGAAAATTTCGATAAATTAAAAGCAAACGTAGTAGACTACTTATCTAATAGAGAATTATATGTAAGAGATGGTTATGTGTGTGCAGACCCAACTTATAAAACAGATATTAGAACGGTTACAGAATTTCCATGGTCTAGTTCATTTGTATTTAACATGTTCTTAAGACCTTCTGAAGAAGAATTAGCTAATTTTGATGAAGAATGGTTGGTATTATGTGCTCCTGGTTATGTTTGTGATGATCCAAAAGCATACGGAATTCGTCAAGGAAACTTTTCTATTATTAACTTTACAGACAAAATTGCTTTAATTGGTGGTTCTGCTTATACAGGAGAAATTAAAAAAGGTATCTTTTCTGCATTAAACTTAGTATTACCTATAGAAAGAAATGTATTACCAATGCACTGTTCTGCAAATGTTGGTGAAGATGGAGATACTGCTATTTTCTTTGGATTATCTGGAACAGGAAAAACAACTTTATCTGCAGATCCTAAAAGAAAATTAATTGGTGATGATGAGCATGGATGGACAGCAGAAAACAATATATTTAACTTTGAAGGTGGTTGTTACGCTAAAGTAATTGATTTATCAGAAGAAAAAGAACCAGATATCTTTAGAGCAATTAAACCAGGCGCTTTATTAGAAAATGTAGTATTTGACAAAGAAGGAAACGTTGATTATATGGATAGCACAATTACACAAAACACTCGTGTAAGTTACCCAATTTATCATATAGACAACATTGCAAAACCTTCTTACGCAAGCAACCCTAAAAATATTTTCTTTTTAACAGCAGATGCTTTTGGTGTATTGCCTCCGGTATCTAAATTAACACCAGGACAAGCTGCTTACCACTTTATTTCTGGATATACTGCAAAAGTTGCAGGAACAGAAGCTGGTATTACAGAACCTGTACCATCATTCTCTGCTTGTTTTGGAGAACCATTTATGCCATTACACCCTACTAAATATGCAGAAATGCTAAGTAAAAAAATGACAGAAGCTGGTGTAAATGTTTGGTTAATTAACACAGGTTGGTCTGGAGGTCCTTACGGAACTGGTTCTCGTATTAAATTAAAATACACTAGAGCAATGATTACCGAAATTTTAAACGGAAGTTTAGATAACATCGAGTTTGAACAACACCCAATTTTCGGATTATTTATGCCAAAATACTGTCCTAATGTACCTACAGAAATGTTAAACCCAATGAATACTTGGGTAAACAAAAGTGCATACATTAGTAAAGCAATTCACTTAGCACACTTCTTCCACTTAAACTTTGAGAAATTTGCAAATGAAGCATCAGAACACATTATTGAAGGTGGTCCATTAATTGACGAACACCACAAATTAGATCACATGTAA
- a CDS encoding trans-sulfuration enzyme family protein → MKESKKLGINTTCVHVGEVKDEQFKGAVSPIYTATSYAFDGVDVKRYPRYFNTPNQEMLHKKIAALEKTEDALIFGSGMAAISAALFAFLQKGDHVVIQQVIYGGTYNFIVSEFDKFGIEYSFTESDKVEDFKPLIKENTKVLYIETPSNPLLGITDMKAIAALAKENGILTMIDNTFASPINQNPIDFGIDIMLHSATKYMGGHSDISAGAIAATKEHIEKIWKTAINFGGNLSDQTVWLLERSLKTLNLRVKEQTKNAQKMAEFLENNTDIDRVYYPGLKSHPQYELAKKQMKGFGAMMSFELSKGIDAMKFQNYLQLIKPSMSLAGLESTTVSPVQTTHALLSEEERLERGIKDGLIRFSVGIEESEDLIEDILQAIKKAKS, encoded by the coding sequence ATGAAAGAATCTAAAAAACTAGGAATAAATACTACCTGTGTTCACGTAGGAGAAGTAAAAGATGAACAGTTTAAAGGAGCAGTTTCTCCCATATATACTGCTACTTCTTATGCTTTTGATGGTGTTGATGTTAAACGTTATCCACGTTATTTTAACACACCAAACCAAGAAATGTTACACAAGAAAATTGCTGCCTTAGAAAAAACAGAAGATGCTTTAATTTTTGGTTCTGGAATGGCTGCTATTTCTGCAGCATTATTTGCTTTTTTACAAAAAGGAGATCATGTTGTAATACAGCAAGTAATTTATGGAGGAACTTATAATTTTATAGTTTCAGAATTTGATAAATTCGGAATAGAATATTCGTTTACAGAATCTGATAAAGTAGAAGATTTTAAACCTTTGATTAAAGAAAATACGAAGGTTTTATATATAGAGACGCCTTCTAATCCGTTATTAGGTATTACAGATATGAAAGCAATTGCTGCTTTGGCAAAAGAAAATGGTATACTAACAATGATAGATAATACGTTTGCATCACCTATTAATCAAAATCCTATAGATTTCGGAATTGATATTATGTTGCATTCTGCTACTAAATATATGGGCGGTCATTCTGATATTTCTGCAGGTGCAATTGCTGCGACTAAAGAACATATTGAGAAAATTTGGAAAACGGCTATTAATTTTGGTGGAAATCTAAGTGATCAAACCGTTTGGTTGTTAGAAAGAAGTTTAAAAACACTGAATTTACGTGTAAAAGAACAGACTAAAAACGCCCAAAAAATGGCTGAGTTCTTAGAAAATAACACTGATATTGATAGGGTTTATTATCCCGGATTAAAAAGCCATCCTCAGTACGAATTGGCAAAAAAACAAATGAAAGGTTTTGGAGCAATGATGTCTTTTGAGTTATCTAAAGGAATTGATGCAATGAAATTTCAGAATTATTTACAATTGATAAAACCGTCTATGAGTTTAGCTGGTTTAGAAAGTACCACAGTAAGTCCGGTACAAACAACACATGCTTTGTTAAGTGAAGAAGAACGTTTAGAAAGAGGAATTAAAGATGGTTTAATTCGTTTTTCTGTAGGTATAGAAGAATCAGAAGATTTAATTGAAGATATTTTACAAGCAATAAAAAAAGCAAAGAGTTAA
- a CDS encoding sensor histidine kinase, with protein sequence MEIFLEILYSLGYSKRETGKNLKILILFLVFFLINATHSQEKNLQNFSISDGLPTTIINDIAQDKIGYLWLATDKGYSKFDGVNFINHTQEKANCILIENNKIYVGLKNGLLILQNQKSTFFESKEILKIKKIQNQIILATVQGVSELRGDYIQPLKINTHIDFSIINDIVYFKNTFYVASIKGLWHIDKLYQPKKVTKISNENFTSFLIHNDKIIASTLLNGLKVIEGTSIVKNILTSKNTTSLKRINDEIWITFKGNGIEILDANNYTFKRKINKYNSPISSDIKTVIKDQQNTIWVASSNKGLYKYDATIKNIEPRVFIESVSVNYKLIDSLNIKKLALKPNENNISFIFKTVDLRNPKNIQYRYQLNNDFTPWSNLNKVDFANLKAGNYQFTIQSKERNLLSKKVSFSFFIETPIYQKAWFIILCIAILCLLLAAIVELYIRKINKKNQQKLDTLKVKNQLLTLEHKALQLQMNPHFIFNVLNGIKALGNAGDFKELNKTISQFSILLRSVLNNSRLEEISLKDELETLKNYLDLEQKMNSISFEYHIETTLNNIDSEEILIPPMLIQPFIENCIKHAFQPNKADAKIKLIFEVRNSFLHFTIEDNGIGFHQSKKEKTNTNHQSIALEVTKERIQHLTKYNSFSIEEIKEQKEIKGTKVSFKIPLKTDY encoded by the coding sequence ATGGAAATATTTTTAGAAATTTTATATTCACTAGGTTATTCTAAAAGAGAAACAGGGAAAAATCTAAAAATTTTAATATTATTTCTTGTTTTTTTTCTGATAAACGCGACACATTCTCAAGAAAAAAATCTTCAAAATTTTTCTATTTCTGACGGATTACCAACAACTATAATAAATGATATTGCTCAAGATAAAATTGGTTATTTATGGTTGGCAACAGATAAAGGATATTCTAAGTTTGACGGTGTAAATTTCATCAACCACACACAAGAAAAAGCGAATTGTATTCTTATCGAAAACAACAAAATTTATGTGGGTTTAAAAAACGGACTTTTAATCCTTCAGAATCAAAAATCTACCTTTTTTGAGAGTAAAGAAATCCTTAAAATTAAAAAGATACAAAATCAAATAATTCTAGCAACTGTACAAGGAGTATCAGAATTAAGAGGAGATTATATTCAGCCTTTAAAAATAAATACTCACATAGATTTTTCTATTATTAATGACATTGTATATTTTAAAAACACTTTTTATGTTGCTTCTATAAAAGGATTGTGGCATATTGATAAGTTATATCAACCAAAGAAAGTAACTAAAATTTCTAATGAGAATTTTACTTCTTTTTTAATACATAATGATAAAATAATAGCAAGCACTTTATTAAATGGGTTAAAAGTTATTGAAGGTACTTCTATCGTTAAAAACATACTTACTTCTAAAAACACAACATCTTTAAAAAGAATAAACGATGAAATTTGGATTACGTTCAAAGGAAATGGAATAGAAATTCTAGACGCAAACAATTACACTTTTAAAAGAAAAATAAACAAATACAACTCGCCAATTTCTAGTGATATAAAAACCGTAATTAAAGACCAACAAAACACTATTTGGGTTGCAAGTTCAAATAAAGGTTTATACAAATACGATGCTACAATAAAAAATATTGAACCTCGTGTTTTTATTGAAAGTGTTTCGGTTAACTATAAATTAATAGATTCATTAAATATTAAAAAATTAGCCTTAAAACCTAATGAGAATAACATTTCATTTATTTTTAAAACGGTCGATTTAAGGAACCCAAAAAACATACAATACCGCTATCAACTAAATAATGATTTTACGCCTTGGAGCAATCTAAATAAAGTTGATTTTGCAAATTTAAAAGCAGGTAATTATCAATTTACAATTCAGTCTAAAGAAAGAAATTTACTTAGTAAAAAAGTATCCTTTTCTTTTTTTATAGAAACTCCCATTTACCAAAAAGCATGGTTTATCATTTTATGTATCGCAATTCTATGTTTACTATTAGCCGCAATTGTAGAATTATATATTAGAAAGATCAATAAAAAAAATCAGCAAAAACTAGATACCTTAAAAGTAAAAAATCAGCTATTAACTTTAGAGCATAAAGCGTTGCAATTACAAATGAATCCGCATTTTATTTTTAATGTTTTAAACGGAATAAAAGCACTTGGTAATGCTGGCGATTTTAAAGAATTAAATAAAACTATTTCTCAGTTTTCTATCCTTTTAAGAAGTGTTTTAAATAATTCTCGTTTAGAAGAGATTAGCTTGAAAGATGAACTTGAAACCTTAAAAAACTATTTAGATTTAGAACAAAAAATGAATTCGATATCTTTTGAATATCATATTGAAACTACTTTAAACAATATAGATTCCGAAGAGATTTTAATTCCGCCTATGTTAATTCAACCTTTTATAGAAAACTGTATAAAACACGCTTTTCAACCGAATAAAGCAGATGCAAAAATTAAACTTATTTTTGAAGTTAGAAATAGTTTCTTACATTTTACTATAGAAGATAATGGGATCGGTTTTCATCAATCAAAAAAAGAAAAGACAAATACAAATCATCAATCTATAGCGTTAGAAGTTACAAAAGAACGTATTCAGCATTTAACAAAATACAATTCATTTTCTATCGAAGAAATAAAAGAACAAAAGGAAATAAAAGGAACTAAAGTAAGTTTTAAGATTCCTTTAAAAACCGATTATTAA